A section of the Salvelinus sp. IW2-2015 unplaced genomic scaffold, ASM291031v2 Un_scaffold3215, whole genome shotgun sequence genome encodes:
- the LOC112075519 gene encoding zinc finger protein 135-like: MRTHTVEKPFHCSHCGKSFSHLGNLKAHERTHTGERPFHCSQCGKSFSHSGSLKVHERIHTGEKSYHCAQCGKSFSQSGSLKVHERIHTGEKSYHCAQCGKSFSHSGSLKEHMRLHTGEKPYYCSHCGKSFTHLGSMKGHERIHTGAKPHPYSRCGMSFKRLDALKAHERIHTGETPYHCAQCGKSFSHSGNLKAHEQITHI, from the coding sequence ATGAGGACACACACAGTGGAGAAGCCTTTCCATTGCTCCcattgtgggaagagttttagcCACTTAGGAAATCTGAAAGCTCATGAGcgaacacacacaggggagaggcCTTTCcattgctcccagtgtggaaagagttttagccATTCAGGAAGCCTAAAAGTTCATGAGCGAATACATACAGGGGAGAAGTCATACCATTGCGCCCAGTGTGGTAAGAGTTTTAGCCAGTCAGGAAGCCTGAAAGTTCATGAGCGAATACATACAGGGGAGAAGTCATACCATTgcgcccagtgtggaaagagttttagccATTCAGGAAGCCTGAAGGAACATATGAGActgcacacaggggagaagccttactaCTGCTCccattgtggaaagagttttacccattTAGGTAGCATGAAAGGACATGAGAGGATACACACAGGAGCGAAGCCACACCCATACTCCCGGTGTGGAATGAGTTTTAAGCGGTTAGACGCCCTCAAAGCTCATGagcgaatacacacaggggagacacCATACCATTGTgctcagtgtggaaagagttttagccATTCAGGTAACCTGAAAGCCCATGAGCAAATTACACACATTTGA